One Streptomyces sp. NBC_00554 DNA segment encodes these proteins:
- a CDS encoding S41 family peptidase, which produces MSDEYENATPGEHAPGYLRFPHLSGDRLCFAAEDDLWVAPLDGPGRAWRLTVDRTKVGHPRFSPDGRHIAYTSWRSIAPEIHLAPVDGGPGKRLTYWGSADTQVCGWSPDGDILAVASHGQPFSYFTWAYSVPTNGDPGGKLPWGPVSDIAVADIGGERQTLLLTGTPPHEPAAWKRYRGGATGRLWLHGRRLLADLEGHLDTPMFVGGRIAFLSDHEGVGNLYSCAYDGSDLRRHTDHDAYYARHASSDGTRVVYQCAGDLWIVDDLSVNSVPRRLDVRLGGPRAGRRTYQVPAAQHVDSISVDETGRASAVVVRGSLYWLTHRDGPARTIADTPGVRVRLPEMLGSGGQVAYVTDADGEDAVEIAYLPRASGEREPRRLASGELGRVQEMVSDPQGERLAIASNDGRLLVLDASEESGGTSRTKSGGGEVIELIRSINGPVRDLVFSPDGAWLTWAHPGIGRSLRQIKMARIKDRLIVDVTNGRFEDENPVFTSDGRYLAFLSWRGFDPVYDVHTGDLSFPLGCRPYLVPLSSATPSPFALNPDGRPVAGGLDPVEDETGDGSTVTVEVEGLESRVTPFPVTASKYSALYPVSGGGLVWLRWPISGALGETFANPDDTSGRPTLEYFNIAKAKKSELVDHLDWFAVSGDGSRLVVVDEGDLRAVPSTESGDGDSTVWIDLRRILHEADPPAEWRQAYEEAGRIIRAFYWEPHMCGIDWDAVLDQYRPLVERVASPDEFADLLREVLGELGTSHAYVSAARRNEGPAHYQRWQGLLGANFVRRDGSWMLKRILPGDSSDSKARSPLAGTGIREGAVLTHVDGRPVDPVTGPYPLLAGAGGTTVELTFTPAEGEGRSRRVAVVPLIDERPLRYQDWVAKRRDVVRELSGGRCGYLHIPDMGGSGWAQFNRDLRLEVSRPALIVDVRGNAGGHISELVVEKLTRRILGWDLTRNAQPVSYASNAPRGPVVALADEATSSDGDMITAAFKLLKLGPVVGQRTWGGVVGMTGRHRLGDGTVITVPMNAAWFDAYGWSVENKGVTPDLEILRTPLDWAEGRHAQLDDAVQLALDLLGTQPAASPPDYSNVPDRTRPKLPPRG; this is translated from the coding sequence GTGAGCGACGAGTACGAGAACGCGACCCCCGGGGAACACGCCCCCGGATACCTGCGCTTCCCGCACCTCAGCGGCGACCGGCTGTGCTTCGCGGCCGAGGACGACCTGTGGGTGGCCCCCCTCGACGGCCCGGGCCGCGCCTGGCGCCTCACCGTCGACCGCACCAAGGTCGGCCACCCCCGCTTCTCCCCCGACGGCCGCCACATCGCGTACACGAGCTGGCGCAGCATCGCCCCGGAGATCCATCTCGCGCCGGTGGACGGCGGCCCCGGCAAACGGCTCACCTACTGGGGCAGCGCCGACACCCAGGTCTGCGGCTGGTCCCCCGACGGCGACATCCTCGCCGTCGCCTCGCACGGCCAGCCCTTCTCGTACTTCACCTGGGCCTACAGCGTCCCCACCAACGGCGACCCCGGCGGCAAGCTCCCCTGGGGCCCGGTCTCCGACATCGCGGTCGCCGACATCGGCGGCGAGCGCCAGACCCTGCTGCTCACCGGCACCCCGCCGCACGAACCGGCCGCCTGGAAGCGCTACCGCGGCGGCGCGACAGGACGGCTCTGGCTGCACGGCAGACGCCTCCTCGCCGACCTCGAAGGCCACCTCGACACCCCCATGTTCGTCGGCGGCCGGATCGCGTTCCTCTCCGACCACGAAGGCGTCGGGAACCTCTACTCGTGCGCGTACGACGGCTCCGACCTGCGCCGCCACACCGACCACGACGCGTACTACGCCCGGCACGCGTCGAGCGACGGCACCCGGGTCGTCTACCAGTGCGCGGGCGACCTGTGGATCGTCGACGACCTGTCCGTCAACTCGGTCCCGCGTCGTCTCGACGTCCGGCTCGGCGGTCCGCGCGCGGGACGCCGTACGTACCAGGTGCCGGCCGCCCAGCACGTCGACAGCATCTCCGTGGACGAGACGGGCCGGGCAAGCGCCGTCGTCGTACGCGGCAGCCTGTACTGGCTCACCCACCGCGACGGCCCCGCACGCACCATCGCGGACACCCCCGGCGTACGGGTCCGGCTCCCCGAGATGCTCGGCTCCGGCGGCCAGGTCGCCTACGTCACCGACGCGGACGGCGAGGACGCCGTCGAGATCGCCTACCTCCCGCGCGCGAGCGGCGAACGCGAACCGCGCCGCCTGGCCTCCGGCGAACTGGGCCGCGTACAGGAAATGGTCTCGGACCCGCAGGGCGAGCGCCTCGCGATCGCTTCGAACGACGGACGGCTGCTGGTCCTGGACGCGTCCGAGGAGTCTGGGGGCACCTCCCGGACGAAGTCTGGGGGAGGTGAGGTCATCGAACTCATCCGGTCCATCAACGGACCGGTGCGCGATCTCGTCTTCTCGCCGGACGGGGCCTGGCTGACCTGGGCGCATCCCGGGATCGGCCGCTCGCTGCGCCAGATCAAGATGGCGCGGATAAAGGACCGGTTGATCGTCGACGTCACGAACGGCCGCTTCGAGGACGAGAATCCGGTGTTCACCAGCGACGGCCGCTATCTGGCCTTCCTGTCCTGGCGCGGCTTCGACCCGGTGTACGACGTCCACACCGGGGACCTGTCCTTCCCGCTCGGCTGCCGGCCCTACCTGGTGCCCCTGTCGTCCGCGACGCCCTCGCCCTTCGCGCTGAACCCCGACGGGCGGCCGGTCGCCGGGGGCCTGGACCCGGTCGAGGACGAGACCGGCGACGGCAGCACGGTGACCGTCGAGGTCGAGGGCCTGGAGAGCCGGGTCACGCCGTTCCCGGTCACCGCCTCCAAGTACTCGGCGCTGTACCCGGTCTCGGGCGGCGGCCTCGTGTGGCTGCGCTGGCCGATCTCGGGCGCGCTCGGCGAGACCTTCGCCAACCCCGACGACACCTCCGGCCGACCCACCCTCGAGTACTTCAACATCGCCAAGGCGAAGAAGTCCGAACTCGTCGACCATCTTGACTGGTTCGCGGTGAGCGGCGACGGCAGCCGGCTTGTCGTGGTCGACGAGGGCGACCTGCGCGCGGTCCCCTCCACCGAGTCCGGCGACGGCGACTCCACCGTCTGGATCGACCTGCGCCGCATCCTGCACGAGGCGGACCCGCCCGCCGAGTGGCGCCAGGCCTACGAGGAGGCGGGCCGCATCATCCGCGCGTTCTACTGGGAGCCGCACATGTGCGGCATCGACTGGGACGCGGTGCTCGACCAGTACCGCCCGCTGGTCGAACGGGTCGCGTCCCCGGACGAGTTCGCGGATCTGCTCCGCGAGGTGCTGGGCGAACTGGGCACCTCGCACGCCTACGTCTCCGCGGCCCGCCGCAACGAGGGCCCGGCGCACTACCAGCGCTGGCAGGGCCTCCTCGGCGCCAACTTCGTCCGCCGGGACGGGAGTTGGATGCTCAAGCGGATCCTCCCCGGCGACTCCTCGGACTCCAAGGCCCGTTCACCGCTGGCCGGCACGGGCATCCGCGAGGGCGCGGTGCTCACGCACGTCGACGGACGGCCGGTGGACCCGGTCACAGGCCCGTATCCGCTGCTGGCGGGAGCGGGCGGTACGACGGTGGAGCTGACGTTCACACCGGCGGAGGGCGAGGGACGGTCACGCCGGGTCGCCGTGGTCCCGCTCATCGACGAGCGGCCGCTGCGCTACCAGGACTGGGTGGCCAAACGCCGGGACGTCGTACGGGAGTTGAGCGGCGGGCGCTGCGGCTATCTGCACATCCCCGACATGGGCGGCTCGGGCTGGGCCCAGTTCAACCGCGACCTGCGCCTTGAGGTGTCCCGGCCCGCGCTCATCGTGGACGTGCGCGGCAACGCGGGCGGCCACATCAGCGAACTCGTCGTCGAGAAGCTGACCCGCAGGATCCTGGGCTGGGACCTGACACGCAACGCCCAGCCGGTCTCGTACGCCTCCAATGCCCCGCGCGGTCCGGTGGTCGCCCTTGCCGATGAAGCGACCTCCTCCGACGGCGACATGATCACCGCGGCCTTCAAGCTGCTGAAGCTGGGCCCGGTCGTCGGCCAGCGCACCTGGGGCGGAGTCGTCGGCATGACCGGGCGACACCGCCTCGGCGACGGGACGGTGATCACGGTCCCGATGAACGCCGCCTGGTTCGACGCGTACGGCTGGTCCGTCGAGAACAAGGGCGTCACACCCGACCTGGAAATCCTCCGCACGCCCCTGGACTGGGCGGAGGGCCGCCACGCCCAACTGGACGACGCCGTGCAGCTGGCCCTGGACCTGCTGGGCACGCAACCGGCGGCGTCTCCGCCGGACTACTCGAACGTGCCGGATCGGACGAGGCCGAAGCTGCCGCCGCGGGGCTGA
- a CDS encoding MMPL family transporter, with the protein MATFLYKLGRLAFRRRHFVALIWVALLTLAGVGAASAPAAGTSSFSIPGTEAQKAFDLLEQRNPGMSADGATARVVFKAPSGEKMADAANKATVEKTVEALGDGSEVTSVTDPYKAKSISDDGTVAYAQVSYKVSGMELKDSSKEALEDAAKEAQAGGMTVEIGGDALQATPETGSTEIIGIAVAAVVLVITFGSLIAAGLPLLTALIGVGIGISTITALAKALDLGTTTSTLAMMIGLAVGIDYALFIVSRYRAELAEGREREEAAGRAVGTAGSAVVFAGLTVVIALVGLSVVNIPVLTKMGIAAAGTVVIAVLIALTLIPAMLGYAGKKVQPAGKKSKLLGGGRAAKKEGKPNMGTRWASFVVRRPVAVLLFGVVALGAAAIPAASLELGLGDDGSQPTSTTQRRAYDTLSDGFGPGFNGPLMIVADVKASDDPDAAVTTVTDRIKGLDDVVSVTPSPLNEAGDTATITVIPDSKPSSITTEDLVHAIRGEAGDIKADTGAEVLVTGTTAMNIDFSQKLNDALLPYLALVVGLAFLLLIVVFRSILVPLKAALGFLLSVMAALGAVVAVFQWGWLAGLLGVEETGPIMSMMPIFMVGVVFGLAMDYEVFLVTRMREAYVHGEKPNQAIVTGFNHGARVVTAAAVIMMAVFGGFIGSTESMIKMIGFGLAIAVFFDAFVVRMAIVPAVLSLLGKKAWWLPKWLDRALPNVDVEGEGLRKLDEERRGKDEDRELVQV; encoded by the coding sequence GTGGCTACATTTCTCTATAAACTCGGCCGACTCGCCTTCAGGCGACGGCACTTCGTCGCCCTGATCTGGGTTGCGCTGCTGACGCTCGCGGGCGTCGGCGCGGCAAGCGCACCCGCCGCGGGCACCAGTTCGTTCTCGATACCGGGCACCGAGGCGCAGAAGGCCTTCGACCTGCTGGAACAGCGCAACCCCGGCATGAGCGCCGACGGAGCGACCGCACGCGTCGTCTTCAAGGCGCCCAGCGGCGAGAAGATGGCGGACGCGGCCAACAAGGCGACCGTCGAGAAGACCGTCGAGGCACTCGGCGACGGCTCCGAAGTCACCTCCGTGACCGACCCGTACAAGGCCAAGTCGATCTCCGACGACGGGACGGTCGCGTACGCGCAGGTCTCCTACAAGGTCTCCGGCATGGAGTTGAAGGACTCCTCGAAGGAGGCCCTGGAGGACGCGGCGAAGGAAGCGCAGGCCGGCGGGATGACCGTCGAGATCGGCGGTGACGCGCTCCAGGCGACGCCCGAAACCGGGTCCACCGAGATCATCGGTATCGCGGTCGCCGCGGTCGTCCTCGTCATCACCTTCGGCTCGCTGATCGCGGCCGGGCTGCCGCTACTGACCGCGCTGATCGGCGTGGGCATCGGCATCTCGACCATCACAGCCCTGGCGAAGGCGCTCGACCTCGGCACCACCACCTCCACGCTCGCGATGATGATCGGCCTTGCGGTCGGTATCGACTACGCGCTGTTCATCGTCTCGCGCTATCGAGCTGAACTGGCCGAGGGCCGCGAACGCGAGGAAGCGGCCGGACGGGCCGTCGGCACGGCGGGCTCGGCGGTGGTCTTCGCGGGCCTGACGGTCGTCATCGCGCTGGTCGGGCTGTCGGTCGTGAACATCCCGGTGCTGACGAAGATGGGTATCGCGGCGGCCGGCACGGTCGTGATCGCGGTACTGATCGCCCTCACCCTGATCCCGGCGATGCTCGGCTACGCCGGCAAGAAGGTCCAGCCCGCGGGCAAGAAGAGCAAGCTGCTCGGCGGGGGCCGGGCAGCCAAGAAGGAGGGCAAGCCCAACATGGGCACCCGCTGGGCGAGCTTCGTCGTACGCCGTCCGGTGGCCGTCCTGCTCTTCGGTGTCGTCGCGCTCGGCGCCGCCGCGATCCCGGCGGCCTCGCTCGAACTGGGCCTGGGCGACGACGGTTCGCAGCCCACGTCCACGACCCAGCGCCGGGCGTACGACACGCTGTCCGACGGCTTCGGCCCCGGTTTCAACGGCCCGCTGATGATCGTCGCGGACGTGAAGGCGAGCGACGACCCGGACGCCGCCGTCACCACGGTGACCGACCGGATCAAGGGTCTCGACGACGTCGTGTCGGTGACTCCCTCGCCGCTCAACGAGGCCGGGGACACCGCGACGATCACCGTGATCCCGGACTCCAAGCCCTCCTCGATCACCACCGAGGACCTGGTGCACGCCATCCGCGGCGAGGCCGGCGACATCAAGGCGGACACCGGCGCGGAGGTGCTGGTCACCGGCACCACGGCGATGAACATCGACTTCTCGCAGAAGCTCAACGACGCGCTGCTCCCGTACCTGGCGCTGGTCGTCGGCCTGGCCTTCCTGCTCCTGATCGTGGTCTTCCGCTCGATCCTGGTCCCGCTGAAGGCGGCCCTCGGCTTCCTGCTCTCGGTGATGGCCGCGCTCGGCGCAGTCGTCGCGGTCTTCCAGTGGGGCTGGCTCGCCGGCCTGCTGGGCGTCGAGGAGACCGGCCCGATCATGTCGATGATGCCGATCTTCATGGTGGGCGTCGTCTTCGGACTCGCCATGGACTACGAGGTCTTCCTCGTGACCCGCATGCGCGAGGCGTACGTCCACGGCGAGAAGCCCAACCAGGCGATCGTCACCGGCTTCAACCACGGCGCCCGCGTCGTGACCGCCGCCGCCGTCATCATGATGGCCGTCTTCGGAGGCTTCATCGGCTCCACCGAGTCGATGATCAAGATGATCGGCTTCGGCCTCGCGATCGCCGTCTTCTTCGACGCGTTCGTGGTCCGCATGGCGATCGTCCCGGCGGTGCTCTCCCTGCTCGGCAAGAAGGCCTGGTGGCTGCCGAAGTGGCTGGACCGCGCCCTCCCGAACGTCGACGTCGAGGGCGAGGGGCTGCGCAAGCTGGACGAGGAACGGCGCGGCAAGGACGAGGACCGGGAGCTGGTACAGGTCTGA
- a CDS encoding TetR/AcrR family transcriptional regulator translates to MTEAATVRRSRITPEREAELYTAVLDLLREVGYDALTMDAVAARTKSSKATLYRQWGGKAELVARAMRHQKRGHADVDTGSLRGDFHAMVTRDDDCHMEQNSALMRSLAMAMHANPDLLRAFRELLIEPEVAEMRRVLQRAVDRGEIRPDNPAIDYVMHMMIGGFAARTMIDELPPTQDFLTSYVDAVVLPALCA, encoded by the coding sequence ATGACTGAAGCCGCAACGGTGCGACGCAGTCGGATCACGCCCGAGCGTGAGGCCGAGCTGTACACGGCTGTGCTCGATCTGCTCCGGGAAGTCGGCTATGACGCCCTGACCATGGACGCCGTCGCCGCCCGCACCAAGTCGAGCAAGGCCACCCTCTACCGCCAGTGGGGTGGCAAGGCCGAGCTCGTGGCCAGGGCGATGCGGCACCAGAAGCGGGGTCACGCCGATGTCGACACCGGTTCCCTGCGGGGCGACTTCCACGCGATGGTGACCCGTGACGACGACTGCCACATGGAGCAGAACTCCGCGCTGATGCGGAGTCTCGCCATGGCGATGCACGCGAACCCCGATCTCCTGCGCGCCTTCCGGGAGTTGCTCATCGAGCCGGAGGTGGCGGAGATGCGGCGCGTGCTGCAACGCGCCGTCGACCGGGGCGAGATCCGTCCGGACAACCCCGCGATCGACTACGTGATGCACATGATGATCGGTGGTTTCGCGGCCCGCACCATGATCGACGAGCTGCCGCCGACCCAGGACTTCCTCACCTCGTACGTCGACGCAGTGGTCCTTCCCGCCCTCTGCGCCTGA